The Hevea brasiliensis isolate MT/VB/25A 57/8 chromosome 9, ASM3005281v1, whole genome shotgun sequence nucleotide sequence gttaataggtgattgaaaataatattttttaaatatatgaattagaaaatgttaaaaattacatttaatatagtttattataataatatgaataaataaatttataattatttttaaataaaatttaaatttatttttttttttctctgaaaaTTGATTTTTACAAGCTGAATGCCAAAAGGCCTTAATTCTCTCGTCTCCTTTGAACAAAGCGAACCTGACTCGATATGTTGAAATGGGTCCAAATATTAACATACACAAAAACCAAATCCTCAGTCTCAGGACTCAGAAGTCAGAAACGGGGCATGGGTTTGTCTATCCTACTGAGGACTCGGGAGTGGTGAATAAATGGGGCGAAAAATGGGAAAGGCAGGAAAGGGAAAACTCATGGGAGGGATTCCAAGGAAGATGGTGTTCATGGCAGTAGGGGGATTCGCTAAGGCAGTAGCGAATCTTCTCAACAGCACCTCCGTTCATAATGCTGATACACTCATTCACCTTGTCCGATCTCGGCCCTCTGGGGTAACCCTTATCACTGTTAGCAATCACATGTCCACGTAACATGTCATAGCATAAcgttccatcttctttcttcttttttccctTCTAGCTGTTCTTctgtttttaattttatttgtttttctttttaatagcTGGGATGATCCTGTCATGTGGGGATTCCCTGGTTTTCCATCCTTTGATACAAGTTTGGCTCGATGGGTACTGGCTGCTGAAGATGTTTGTTTCAAAAATCCCCTGCTGTCGTATTTCTTCAAAATATTCTATcagcctctttttttttttttttttttttttttaagaatatttTTGAGGGTTCAAATTACTTCTTTAGATCATATGTGAGCATGAAAAATCAGCTGAAGGTCACTTTACAATTTCAGAATGCTTAGGCTACTAATTCAAGCTGTCTATTGCTTTTATTTCTAGAAAATCAGTACATAGAATACAATATTCTGCTAGATTGGCAATTGTGATTCCTTTTCTAGTCCTAGAAACTTAGGAAGAAGATTATGTAACTTCTTATTATTCTTTTTCCATTTTCATTTTGGTTATAGAACTCTTCACCAGAATAGTTTCAAGGGCAGTTCTGGGGGGCTATTGAGTGTTTTTTACCTAGCTAGTTGCTAAAATGGTGCATTAATCATTTATATCATTCGTTTGCTCATAAAACTCCACCAGATTGTTGTTTGTAGGCATGCAAAGATTCATTTGGGGATCTAGTAATAGCAGGGAAATTTTCATTTAGGGTGTGCTTGGGATTTGGATGACTATTCTGGCATTGTCTATTGTGGGGTGATGTCTCAAAAGATGCTCTTTTCTCAACTACAGGGCACATTGGTGGAGCTACATTGCCATATTAATTTCGTGAAGGATCAAGAATATGAACATTTGGAAATCAGGTAAAATGTTAAAATTTCGAAGCAACAGTGTTGTATAGATGAGGATAACATGGACTTAAGGCTTTATAATGGCCAATAATTCATGGTAAACACTACCATAGACATCAGAAGGGGACTCAAGTTTGTTGTTTCTTTAGAAGAAACTGATGTGAAGATCGTAATTTCTATGCGGTTTAGCTGCTATTCTGTTATATTTGCTGTTTAGAGATAATTTATCTAACCTTTGAGGGTTTCAAACCATTGTGAATAGCTTTAGAACCCTCTTGTTATGGACTTGCAGCTAAACGTGCAAGCAGGG carries:
- the LOC110654562 gene encoding N-acylphosphatidylethanolamine synthase, which codes for MGRKMGKAGKGKLMGGIPRKMVFMAVGGFAKAVANLLNSTSVHNADTLIHLVRSRPSGVTLITVSNHMSTWDDPVMWGFPGFPSFDTSLARWVLAAEDVCFKNPLLSYFFKIFYQPLFFFFFFFLRIFLRVQITSLDHM